From a single Brassica oleracea var. oleracea cultivar TO1000 chromosome C5, BOL, whole genome shotgun sequence genomic region:
- the LOC106292597 gene encoding uncharacterized protein At4g28440 codes for MAEATPALRKPVFTKVNELRPGTNGHSLNVKVVSTKMVMQRGGGGGGRPSGPQARQMRIAECLVGDETGIIIFTARNDQVDLMKEGKFVTLRNAKIDMYKGSMRLAVDRWGRVEVAEEPTDMTVKEDNNLSLIEYELVNVEA; via the exons ATGGCTGAGGCAACACCAGCTTTGAGGAAGCCTGTGTTCACAAAGGTTAATGAGCTGAGACCTGGAACCAATGGTCACTCTCTGAACGTGAAAGTTGTCAGCACGAAGATGGTGATGCAGAGAGGTGGTGGAGGAGGAGGTCGTCCCAGTGGTCCTCAGGCTCGTCAGATGAGGATTGCAGAGTGTCTTGTTGGTGATGAGACTGGAATCATTATCTTTACTGCAAGAAACGATCAAG TGGATTTGATGAAAGAAGGCAAGTTTGTGACCCTGCGCAACGCGAAGATCGACATGTACAAGGGATCTATGAGGCTTGCAGTTGATAGATGGGGACGCGTTGAAGTCGCTGAGGAGCCCACAGACATGACCGTCAAGGAAGATAACAATCTTTCCCTCATCGAGTATGAGCTTGTGAACGTTGAAGCTTGA